Proteins encoded together in one Candidatus Neomarinimicrobiota bacterium window:
- a CDS encoding NADH:ubiquinone oxidoreductase, with amino-acid sequence MKPQVAFFDFTSCEGCQLNKLNFENDLLDILKHVDIVEFREAMDDKADHYDIAFIEGSITSPSCVERIHDIRRRSDFLVALGSCAVNGGVNAMKNQHPIDEVRETVYGADKYLFATLPAMAVSSVVKVDYEVRGCPMTQQDFLKLLIALVLDKQPPKYGSPVCVECKLKENECLYNRGMVCLGPITRGGCDAVCPSFGQFCTGCRGILDNPNIDGMLEVMTSHGISLDEAKKRMLLFNSNEVQL; translated from the coding sequence ATGAAACCACAAGTTGCATTCTTTGATTTTACCAGTTGTGAAGGTTGTCAGCTGAATAAACTCAATTTTGAAAACGATCTACTTGATATATTAAAACATGTGGATATTGTTGAATTTCGCGAAGCCATGGACGACAAGGCAGATCACTATGATATCGCCTTTATTGAGGGGTCTATTACCTCACCATCCTGTGTGGAAAGAATCCATGATATTCGACGCCGAAGTGACTTTCTGGTAGCTCTGGGATCCTGTGCCGTAAATGGTGGTGTTAATGCCATGAAGAACCAGCACCCCATTGATGAAGTTCGTGAAACTGTCTATGGTGCCGATAAGTACCTTTTCGCAACCCTGCCTGCCATGGCCGTCTCATCTGTAGTAAAAGTAGACTATGAAGTTCGCGGTTGTCCCATGACCCAGCAGGATTTTCTTAAACTGCTTATCGCACTGGTTCTGGACAAGCAACCCCCCAAATATGGTTCTCCAGTATGCGTTGAGTGCAAGCTCAAGGAAAACGAATGTCTTTATAATCGTGGCATGGTCTGTCTTGGACCCATCACCAGAGGTGGCTGTGATGCAGTCTGTCCCAGCTTTGGTCAATTCTGTACGGGCTGTCGAGGAATCCTGGACAATCCTAATATTGATGGCATGCTGGAAGTTATGACCAGCCATGGCATCAGTCTGGACGAAGCTAAAAAACGTATGCTGCTCTTCAATTCAAACGAGGTTCAATTATGA
- a CDS encoding FAD/NAD(P)-binding protein, translating into MKRLQDVEHHETEDLYYPTMCKVTGAKQITEMEKWYELEMPDGQSLGHGPGQFVEVSAFGIGEAPISISSSPSKNGKFELCIRQVGTLTNVLKKYEIGDSMGIRGPFGKGFPMEKLFGKDILVVAGGIGLVPLRSLINYVLDNRNDFGRLIILYGAKTPAELLFKDELEMWKDRDDVELHVTVDQPDETWEGNTGVITTLIPSLDLKLNTTIAAITGPPVMYKFVVMSLKSKQLPDDQIYLSLERRMKCGVGKCGHCQINGVYCCQDGPVFNYVDLKPLEEAL; encoded by the coding sequence ATGAAACGCCTGCAAGATGTAGAACATCACGAAACCGAAGATCTCTATTACCCCACGATGTGTAAGGTGACTGGAGCCAAACAAATTACCGAAATGGAAAAATGGTATGAGCTTGAAATGCCAGACGGACAGAGTTTAGGTCATGGTCCTGGTCAGTTTGTGGAAGTATCTGCATTCGGAATTGGTGAAGCACCCATATCTATTTCCAGTTCCCCATCAAAAAATGGCAAGTTCGAACTCTGTATTCGCCAGGTTGGAACCCTGACCAACGTTCTCAAGAAATATGAAATCGGTGATAGCATGGGAATTCGTGGTCCTTTTGGCAAGGGCTTTCCCATGGAAAAACTTTTTGGAAAGGATATCCTGGTTGTAGCAGGTGGAATTGGGCTGGTGCCTCTCCGCTCACTCATCAATTATGTCCTGGATAACCGTAATGATTTTGGCCGCTTGATTATTCTTTATGGTGCCAAAACGCCTGCTGAGCTGCTTTTTAAAGATGAACTTGAAATGTGGAAAGACAGGGATGATGTGGAATTGCATGTGACGGTTGACCAGCCAGATGAAACCTGGGAAGGCAACACTGGTGTTATCACCACGCTGATTCCTTCACTGGATCTCAAACTGAATACAACCATAGCTGCCATCACCGGTCCACCCGTCATGTACAAGTTTGTGGTCATGTCCCTGAAGTCAAAACAGCTTCCCGATGACCAGATATATCTGTCGCTTGAACGTCGCATGAAATGTGGTGTTGGTAAATGTGGTCACTGCCAGATCAATGGTGTGTACTGCTGCCAGGATGGACCCGTATTCAATTATGTCGATCTCAAACCATTGGAGGAGGCTCTCTAA
- a CDS encoding 4Fe-4S dicluster domain-containing protein, whose translation MECFSLLRSDVPALINHLGDFGEVIAPHGKGDVSYSFEVVRDSAKVVLDYNRTLLPLKKMFLPPVEKLMGFSLKNLTYEQENVEITPRVFFGVHSYEMQSILRLDHSMLSGSAESNYFKRRQSSRFVGISFEPDDFHFSESVGIMIEEMEGFDLFLNEVEGDFQVYVLTDHGQTLLEGFDKIKLAEPEIVEGREFKKKLRYHYNRLPRVFQYAYHSDVWANVASRCVGCGACTLTCPTCFCFDVQDEVTVTAEDGMRQRSWDSCMLSTFAEVAGGENFREKTINRTRHRLYRKFKYITDEEGLPWCIGCGRCTAFCPAGISLPDIVNELIQEDEKAQFHRTVRV comes from the coding sequence ATGGAGTGTTTTTCTCTATTACGGTCTGATGTCCCAGCCCTGATTAATCACCTCGGGGATTTTGGGGAGGTAATTGCCCCCCATGGGAAAGGGGATGTCTCGTACTCGTTTGAAGTCGTTCGTGACAGCGCTAAAGTTGTTCTGGACTATAACCGGACCCTCTTACCACTCAAAAAGATGTTTCTCCCACCAGTGGAAAAGTTGATGGGGTTCTCATTAAAAAATTTGACCTATGAGCAGGAGAATGTGGAAATCACCCCCAGGGTCTTCTTTGGTGTACACAGCTATGAGATGCAATCCATACTCAGGCTGGACCACAGCATGCTGTCCGGATCTGCTGAATCCAATTATTTCAAACGCCGCCAGTCCTCTCGTTTTGTGGGAATTTCTTTCGAACCAGATGATTTTCACTTCTCCGAAAGTGTTGGCATCATGATAGAAGAAATGGAGGGCTTTGACCTCTTTCTCAATGAAGTTGAAGGGGATTTTCAGGTCTATGTTCTCACAGATCATGGCCAAACACTCCTGGAGGGCTTTGATAAAATCAAGCTTGCCGAACCAGAGATTGTTGAGGGTCGTGAATTTAAGAAAAAATTACGTTATCATTATAATCGACTCCCACGTGTTTTTCAGTATGCCTACCATTCAGATGTCTGGGCAAATGTGGCCTCACGTTGTGTGGGTTGCGGTGCCTGTACGCTGACCTGTCCCACTTGCTTCTGCTTTGATGTTCAAGATGAAGTAACTGTCACTGCTGAAGACGGGATGCGTCAACGTAGCTGGGATAGCTGCATGCTTAGCACCTTCGCAGAGGTTGCAGGTGGTGAGAACTTCCGCGAGAAGACCATCAATCGAACACGTCATCGTCTCTATCGAAAATTTAAATATATCACAGATGAAGAGGGCTTGCCCTGGTGTATTGGTTGTGGGCGCTGCACTGCTTTTTGTCCTGCTGGAATCTCATTGCCAGATATTGTGAATGAGCTCATTCAAGAAGACGAAAAAGCCCAATTTCACCGGACCGTCCGGGTATAG
- a CDS encoding LON peptidase substrate-binding domain-containing protein gives MHAPIFPLPTVNLFPETTASYHIFEPRYVEMIESVLEGDGLLAMGILKPGYEEDYYGTPEIYPVGCLGRIQSYEKLENGKYNIVLEGLFRVGFGQVVKDNPYRVAELIELPESDSGNDFIAEREDLLLRLNYLVEQSPENLDFTPILGEQESFIALVNLVARTLPMKNDEQYSLLSMDSVRERANRILWLIDDQIETIELLKRVDPRITDDISLN, from the coding sequence ATGCACGCTCCCATTTTTCCATTACCTACAGTAAATCTGTTTCCTGAAACCACTGCCAGTTACCACATCTTCGAACCAAGATATGTGGAAATGATTGAAAGTGTCTTGGAAGGCGATGGTCTTTTGGCCATGGGCATTCTGAAACCTGGTTATGAGGAAGACTACTATGGCACTCCGGAAATTTATCCAGTGGGGTGTCTTGGCAGAATCCAGTCCTATGAGAAATTGGAGAATGGTAAATACAATATTGTTTTGGAGGGCTTGTTTCGCGTGGGGTTTGGCCAGGTCGTCAAAGACAACCCCTATCGGGTGGCTGAATTAATTGAGCTACCTGAATCTGATTCTGGAAATGATTTTATTGCTGAGCGTGAAGATTTGTTGCTTCGTCTGAACTATCTGGTGGAGCAATCTCCAGAAAACCTTGACTTTACACCTATTCTGGGTGAACAGGAATCGTTCATTGCACTGGTAAATCTTGTAGCCCGGACGTTGCCAATGAAAAATGATGAACAATACTCACTCCTCTCAATGGATTCTGTCCGTGAACGGGCCAATCGCATTTTATGGCTCATAGATGATCAGATAGAAACCATCGAGTTGCTCAAGCGTGTTGACCCCCGAATCACGGATGATATCTCACTGAACTAA
- a CDS encoding cupin domain-containing protein, whose product MENSVKDLKQVAHFSEEAANINSMFKSDHLEMDVLLLNSHQYISPVVEPISDIIYFVLRGEGVFEVGDEVLVLTRNTSVLVAMGVSSGIINESDEQLTVLKIAAPPGIHNLSS is encoded by the coding sequence ATGGAAAATAGTGTTAAGGATTTAAAGCAGGTCGCTCACTTCTCAGAGGAAGCCGCCAATATTAATAGCATGTTCAAAAGCGACCATTTGGAGATGGATGTCCTGCTCTTGAATTCCCACCAATACATATCTCCAGTTGTCGAGCCTATTTCAGATATTATTTATTTTGTGCTGCGCGGAGAGGGTGTCTTTGAAGTCGGAGATGAAGTACTGGTTCTGACCCGAAATACCTCCGTTTTGGTAGCAATGGGTGTCAGCTCAGGCATCATCAACGAAAGTGATGAACAATTAACCGTTCTAAAAATTGCTGCACCTCCAGGAATCCATAACCTTAGTTCCTAG